In Treponema vincentii, a single window of DNA contains:
- a CDS encoding MFS transporter: MTWRTYLAYGGGDLYGGGCFFIVTTFSMYYLVNVIGVHPALAGLIPAIGKVWDAVSDPMMGYISDNTPRTRFGKRRVWFLVSILPIALSFILIWFPITIEGQTGKFIFYTVAYIIFFTVSTVSYIPYAALSAEITKDFSERNKLNSTRLMFSFVATLLVGVLAQPIIDHFNGSAQGYFIMGCVFALIFALPWIPLYFETWELPQNESAEKSTQSFIKNFLSLFQNRSCRIHIAMYVCSFGALDIFMSFVLFYIVDYLNKGNIFVIAQGSLLIAMMVMLPVHSYFINRKGHKPVYITALTVFILAILLMGLHTPTSSGVWLILNMVLMGIGIAANNLIPHQLLPFISDIDRVMSGKQRTGTYSAAMTLARKLFLGLIIMPTIGVGLSKIGYKNPVPSILTQSQFAEAEALCKSTATSFSKIEKYYALYEDGNLHLKYAGKDTDGIIKSIYKKHKAVASTEVISFFENTDSFTEIPTSIFDDFILPSFHTADFAQVDNKFLVASSYEKEGTMYKKIIPIGFYTKPDLYDLKVLLDAIDFKYSGIGQAQKPQQKQETLNKIRLMFIVLPVCMLLLGILFASQFKVTPENHQIILNEIKRLEAGGSKQDADEKTKAVCELLIGKKYC; encoded by the coding sequence ATGACATGGCGTACATACCTTGCCTATGGCGGCGGGGATTTGTATGGCGGCGGTTGTTTTTTTATTGTTACGACATTTTCAATGTATTATTTGGTAAACGTCATCGGGGTGCATCCCGCATTGGCTGGCTTAATTCCGGCAATCGGTAAGGTATGGGATGCGGTTTCCGACCCGATGATGGGGTATATTTCCGATAACACCCCGCGGACGAGGTTTGGCAAACGGCGCGTATGGTTTTTAGTTTCTATTCTTCCCATAGCCTTATCATTTATCCTTATTTGGTTTCCGATTACCATTGAAGGGCAAACAGGCAAGTTTATCTTTTATACCGTTGCTTATATCATCTTTTTTACGGTTTCAACCGTGTCTTATATTCCGTATGCAGCGCTCAGCGCCGAAATAACAAAAGATTTTTCTGAGCGGAATAAGCTGAACAGCACTCGACTGATGTTTTCGTTTGTTGCAACGTTGCTTGTCGGGGTGCTGGCGCAGCCTATTATTGACCATTTTAACGGAAGTGCTCAGGGGTATTTTATCATGGGATGCGTATTTGCACTCATTTTTGCACTCCCATGGATACCGCTTTATTTTGAAACATGGGAACTTCCTCAGAATGAATCCGCAGAAAAATCAACTCAATCGTTTATAAAAAATTTCTTATCGCTATTTCAAAATAGGTCATGTAGAATTCATATTGCGATGTACGTGTGTTCTTTCGGTGCGCTTGATATTTTTATGTCATTTGTACTTTTTTATATTGTCGACTATTTAAATAAGGGAAATATTTTTGTTATTGCCCAGGGGAGTCTTTTAATTGCTATGATGGTGATGTTGCCGGTGCATAGCTATTTTATCAACCGGAAAGGGCATAAGCCTGTTTACATTACAGCGCTTACCGTATTCATCCTCGCTATTTTATTGATGGGGCTTCATACTCCCACATCCAGCGGCGTGTGGCTAATATTGAACATGGTACTGATGGGAATAGGCATAGCAGCGAATAATTTAATTCCTCATCAACTGTTGCCGTTTATTTCCGATATAGACCGTGTGATGAGCGGTAAACAGCGTACGGGTACATATTCAGCGGCGATGACGCTTGCGCGGAAGCTGTTTTTAGGTTTGATTATCATGCCGACAATCGGTGTCGGGTTGAGCAAAATCGGATATAAAAATCCGGTGCCTTCAATTTTGACGCAGAGCCAATTTGCGGAAGCGGAAGCACTTTGCAAAAGTACGGCGACATCGTTTTCGAAAATAGAAAAATATTATGCTCTATATGAAGATGGCAATTTGCATTTGAAGTACGCCGGCAAAGATACGGACGGCATAATAAAAAGTATCTATAAGAAACACAAAGCCGTCGCGAGTACTGAAGTGATTTCTTTTTTTGAAAACACTGATTCTTTTACAGAGATTCCGACAAGTATATTTGATGATTTTATCCTACCGTCTTTCCATACTGCAGACTTTGCACAGGTCGATAATAAATTTCTTGTAGCGTCTTCGTACGAGAAAGAAGGTACCATGTATAAAAAAATAATTCCCATTGGTTTTTATACAAAACCCGATTTATATGATTTGAAAGTGTTATTGGATGCGATCGATTTTAAGTATTCGGGTATTGGTCAGGCGCAAAAGCCGCAGCAAAAACAGGAAACGCTCAATAAAATCAGATTGATGTTTATCGTGTTGCCTGTCTGTATGCTACTGCTTGGCATTTTGTTTGCTTCACAATTTAAAGTTACACCGGAGAATCATCAAATCATTTTAAACGAAATCAAACGCCTTGAAGCTGGCGGTAGCAAACAAGATGCCGATGAAAAGACAAAAGCTGTATGTGAGTTATTAATCGGGAAAAAGTATTGCTGA
- a CDS encoding ABC transporter ATP-binding protein has product MLKTLSKSLREYKRTSVIAVLLTITEVVFEIIIPSCMAYLIDFGIEAGAMQTVFKYGAALLVFALIQLLTGVFSSVTAAKASAGFAANLRQDMYDNVQTFSFSNIDKFSPSSIITRLTTDVTNVLNSYQMLVKLAVRAPGMMIFAMIASFRISTNISLIFLGMIPLLGLGIFLIIRKVHPIFRTVFKTYDKLNNVVQENIRGVRAVKSFNRQQYEITKFENISESIYKGFSKGERYITLMMPMAQLCIYTCMILISWFGAKEIVASGNNAAQGLTTGSLMALFSYAAQIMMSLMMFSMVFVMITISRSSADRIAEILNEQPDITNPKHPVMEVKNGEICFTNADFMYTADADKKVIDNANLVIRSGETVGIIGGTGSSKTSFVQLIPRLYDVTSGSVSVGGVNVKDYDVKTLRDAVAMVLQKNELFAGTVKSNLQWGNEHASDEEIAEACRLACAAEFVEAMPDGYNSRIEQGGANVSGGQKQRLCIARALLKKPKILILDDSTSAVDTKTDALIQKSFKDFLPDTTKIIIAQRISSVQHADKILVFDNGAITAVGTHDELLHTSAIYKEVFETQQKGTDGIAPTRIGGSDV; this is encoded by the coding sequence ATGCTGAAGACTTTATCAAAAAGCCTGCGGGAATATAAACGGACATCTGTTATCGCAGTGCTGCTGACAATTACGGAGGTGGTGTTTGAAATTATCATCCCTTCCTGTATGGCGTATCTCATTGATTTTGGAATTGAAGCTGGTGCAATGCAAACGGTGTTCAAGTACGGGGCGGCGCTTTTGGTCTTTGCGCTTATTCAATTACTGACGGGGGTGTTTTCGTCGGTTACCGCAGCAAAGGCGTCAGCAGGTTTTGCGGCAAATCTGCGGCAGGATATGTACGACAACGTGCAGACTTTTTCTTTTTCCAACATCGACAAATTTTCACCGTCTTCCATTATAACGCGGCTTACCACCGATGTAACAAACGTGCTTAACTCCTATCAGATGCTGGTAAAACTTGCTGTGCGCGCACCCGGAATGATGATCTTTGCGATGATTGCATCGTTTAGAATCAGTACGAACATTTCTCTCATATTTCTCGGTATGATTCCGCTGCTGGGACTCGGTATCTTTCTTATTATCCGGAAGGTGCATCCGATATTTAGAACTGTTTTTAAAACCTACGATAAGCTCAACAATGTGGTGCAGGAAAACATACGCGGTGTCCGGGCGGTAAAATCCTTTAACCGGCAGCAGTACGAAATTACCAAGTTTGAAAACATTTCCGAATCGATTTACAAGGGCTTTTCAAAAGGGGAGCGGTACATTACGCTGATGATGCCGATGGCGCAGCTGTGTATTTATACCTGTATGATTTTGATTTCGTGGTTCGGTGCAAAGGAGATTGTTGCGAGCGGAAACAATGCTGCACAGGGGCTCACCACCGGATCGCTGATGGCGCTGTTTTCGTATGCCGCTCAAATTATGATGAGCTTGATGATGTTTTCGATGGTTTTTGTGATGATCACCATTTCCCGTTCTTCCGCAGACCGCATTGCAGAAATTTTAAATGAGCAGCCGGACATCACCAATCCTAAGCATCCCGTGATGGAGGTAAAAAACGGAGAGATATGCTTTACCAATGCCGATTTTATGTATACTGCGGATGCCGATAAAAAAGTAATCGACAATGCGAACCTTGTTATCCGGTCTGGAGAAACGGTGGGGATTATCGGCGGCACGGGTTCTTCCAAAACCTCCTTTGTACAGCTCATTCCCCGCTTGTACGATGTTACCTCCGGTTCGGTGAGCGTGGGCGGTGTGAACGTAAAAGACTACGATGTAAAAACGCTGCGGGATGCGGTAGCAATGGTCTTGCAGAAAAATGAGTTGTTCGCCGGTACGGTAAAGAGTAATTTGCAGTGGGGGAATGAACACGCAAGTGATGAGGAAATTGCGGAAGCGTGCCGCCTCGCCTGCGCTGCCGAATTTGTCGAAGCAATGCCGGATGGGTATAACTCCCGTATCGAGCAGGGAGGCGCCAATGTTTCCGGCGGACAAAAACAGCGGCTCTGTATTGCGCGGGCGCTGCTCAAAAAACCTAAAATTTTAATCCTGGATGATTCAACCAGTGCGGTAGACACCAAAACGGATGCGCTGATTCAAAAATCATTTAAAGACTTCTTACCCGACACAACAAAGATCATTATTGCGCAGCGGATTTCTTCCGTACAACATGCGGATAAAATTCTCGTATTCGACAACGGGGCAATTACTGCGGTCGGTACGCATGATGAATTGCTGCATACAAGCGCCATCTATAAAGAAGTCTTTGAAACCCAACAAAAAGGAACTGATGGTATCGCTCCAACGAGAATCGGAGGTTCCGATGTCTAA
- a CDS encoding ABC transporter ATP-binding protein has product MSNMKPAHGAKPATNPTAKPEMKLSMPTVKRLLSYQKQYRGILAVVTVCILLSAGATAAASLFLQVLIDQYIMPLLAQSTPVFTGLSRVLLLMAAVYGTGVLCSWIYSRLMINVAQRTLKRIRDEMFAKMQRLPIRYFDTHTHGDIMSRYTNDTDTLRQMITQSMPQFVSSVCTIIAVFCAMLYQSVYLTVIVVASIFSILKVIKFVAKKSGFYFVRQQDTLGQLNGYVEEMINGQKVIKVFCREEAVKAEFKEKNAAWQESAAKANAYANIIMPFMNALGYFQYVIVALVGAWFAIAKIPNPTIAGINTLTLGTIASFLTLSRSFTNPISQLSNQLNSVINAVAGASRIFALMDEAPEEDAGTVTLVNAREEAGTLSEAAEHTGVWAWKEIREDGTVSLTRLTGKVIFEHVDFGYSLEKNVLKDINLFAERGQKVAFVGATGAGKTTITNLINRFYDINSGTITYDGIPITRIKKEALRRSLGIVLQEVNLFTGTIMENIRFGNLDATDEQCIAAAKLANAHNFIMMLPHGYDTVIEGNKNSLSQGQRQLLSIARAAVSDPPVMILDEATSSIDTRTEALIQKGMDRLMEGRTVFVIAHRLSTIMNSDVIMVLDHGEIIERGTHESLIAKKGMYYQLYTGALDFDK; this is encoded by the coding sequence ATGTCTAATATGAAACCTGCTCACGGTGCAAAACCGGCAACAAACCCAACCGCAAAACCGGAAATGAAGCTTTCCATGCCGACCGTCAAACGGCTTCTTTCCTATCAGAAACAGTACAGGGGCATCCTTGCGGTTGTGACGGTCTGTATTTTATTAAGCGCAGGCGCAACCGCCGCCGCCTCTCTCTTCCTGCAGGTATTGATTGATCAGTATATTATGCCGCTGCTTGCACAAAGCACTCCGGTGTTTACCGGACTGTCGCGTGTACTGCTTTTGATGGCGGCGGTTTACGGCACCGGTGTCCTCTGTTCATGGATTTACAGCCGTTTGATGATCAATGTGGCGCAGCGGACACTCAAGCGAATCCGTGATGAGATGTTCGCAAAGATGCAGCGCCTGCCGATCCGGTATTTCGACACGCACACGCACGGTGATATTATGAGTCGCTACACCAACGACACCGACACACTCCGGCAGATGATTACACAGTCAATGCCGCAGTTTGTTTCTTCCGTGTGTACGATTATCGCCGTGTTCTGTGCGATGCTGTATCAGAGTGTGTACCTGACGGTCATCGTTGTCGCTTCCATCTTTTCTATTTTGAAAGTGATTAAGTTTGTCGCAAAAAAGAGCGGCTTCTATTTTGTCCGGCAGCAAGACACGCTCGGACAGCTCAACGGCTATGTTGAAGAGATGATAAACGGACAGAAAGTGATTAAAGTGTTCTGCCGGGAAGAAGCGGTAAAAGCTGAGTTTAAAGAAAAGAACGCCGCATGGCAGGAAAGCGCCGCAAAAGCAAATGCGTATGCAAATATCATCATGCCCTTTATGAATGCGCTGGGATATTTTCAGTATGTGATTGTCGCGCTTGTCGGTGCGTGGTTTGCCATTGCAAAAATTCCCAATCCGACTATCGCCGGTATCAACACGCTAACGCTCGGCACCATCGCTTCATTTTTAACGCTGTCGCGGAGCTTTACCAATCCCATTTCTCAGCTATCCAATCAGCTCAATTCGGTGATCAATGCGGTTGCAGGAGCCTCGCGGATTTTTGCGCTGATGGACGAAGCGCCGGAGGAAGATGCCGGTACCGTTACGCTTGTCAACGCACGGGAAGAAGCAGGTACCTTGTCCGAAGCGGCGGAACACACGGGTGTATGGGCGTGGAAGGAAATACGTGAAGACGGCACGGTTTCTTTAACCCGACTGACCGGCAAGGTGATTTTTGAACATGTCGATTTCGGTTATAGCCTTGAGAAAAACGTGCTGAAGGACATAAATCTTTTTGCGGAGCGCGGACAAAAGGTTGCATTTGTCGGCGCGACAGGTGCGGGTAAAACAACGATTACCAATTTGATCAACCGCTTCTACGATATTAACAGCGGGACTATTACCTACGACGGCATACCGATTACCCGCATTAAGAAAGAAGCCCTGCGGCGTTCGCTCGGTATCGTATTGCAAGAGGTGAATTTATTTACCGGCACTATTATGGAAAACATTCGCTTCGGTAACTTGGATGCCACCGACGAACAGTGTATCGCAGCGGCAAAACTTGCCAATGCGCACAACTTTATTATGATGCTGCCCCACGGATATGACACGGTTATTGAAGGCAACAAAAACTCCCTTTCGCAAGGGCAGCGGCAGCTCTTATCCATCGCCCGCGCCGCAGTCTCCGACCCGCCCGTTATGATATTGGATGAAGCAACCTCTTCAATCGACACAAGAACCGAAGCGCTTATTCAGAAAGGTATGGATAGGCTGATGGAAGGCAGAACCGTTTTCGTCATCGCCCACCGCCTTTCCACCATCATGAACTCCGATGTTATCATGGTCTTGGATCACGGCGAAATTATCGAACGTGGCACACACGAAAGCCTTATTGCTAAAAAGGGTATGTATTATCAACTTTATACGGGAGCCTTAGACTTTGACAAATAG
- a CDS encoding heavy metal translocating P-type ATPase, with amino-acid sequence MACSCMACNHIHETHNHDEHHHDSLWDKHDIIRFSVAAVFFIAGIVLKIASEPFKMTVQFSGASYSIALSSLLFVGSWLAAGLEVIQTLLKTIGKGSIFDENFLMTFATLGAFILGEWSEGAAVMLFYNLGELLQAAAVQQSRRSITNLMDLRPEFVRLYRNPADSESGHSDAHSCCGHEHEDDDHHHSHEHIHAEMCECGHEHGEHHHSHSENCECGHEHGHEHHHEHEECEREHEHGEGHHHEHTHNHAEECCCGHHHEGDDPDIVAPEDVPIGTLILVKPGEKVPLDGILVEGACSFDTSSMTGESVPRFIEEGGTVLAGFVNTDGLAVIKTTVAAENTAAAKMLQLVEHAQDRKAKTERLISSFARVYTPIVTIGAVVLALLPPLVLSAVYSSPLSWSAFVPWISRGLVFLVISCPCAFVISVPLGYFGGLGGAAKKGILIKGADFIDSLAKTDSVVFDKTGTLTAGVLTVQHILPAEQFSTEELLELAYIAEYHSGHPIAVAIKGAIQGRLGKEKTAVFEKEAAELRQYTEKAGSGVKMLRNGQELAAGSALFIFGDAEKQPASIAQIEGTKVFLSYGGRYAGCIICSDSIKPQSAQAIRELRGAGVGYLEMLTGDTKRTGEKIAAELQLDRCSSELLPHEKVARFEAISDERKKGNARAVCVFVGDGINDAPALARADVGIAMGGIGSDAAIEAADVVLMTDNPQLIPQAIKSARFTRQIVKQNIVMSFVVKIAFLAGGALGIIGLWAAVFADVGVALLAVCNSLRARR; translated from the coding sequence ATGGCTTGTAGTTGTATGGCATGTAATCATATACACGAAACACATAATCATGATGAACATCATCATGACAGTTTGTGGGATAAACACGATATTATCCGATTTAGTGTAGCGGCGGTGTTTTTTATCGCCGGGATTGTATTGAAAATTGCTTCCGAACCTTTCAAAATGACCGTTCAGTTCAGCGGCGCTTCTTACTCCATTGCACTTTCATCACTGCTTTTTGTCGGTTCGTGGCTTGCTGCGGGACTGGAAGTTATTCAAACCTTGCTAAAGACCATCGGTAAAGGAAGTATTTTTGACGAAAACTTTTTGATGACCTTTGCGACACTCGGTGCATTCATACTCGGAGAGTGGTCGGAAGGCGCCGCCGTTATGCTGTTTTACAACTTGGGTGAGCTGCTGCAAGCGGCCGCCGTTCAACAGTCCCGCCGTTCCATTACCAACTTGATGGATTTGCGTCCCGAATTTGTCCGGCTCTACCGTAATCCTGCCGACTCCGAATCGGGACACAGCGATGCACATAGTTGTTGCGGTCATGAACATGAAGATGATGATCACCATCACAGTCATGAGCACATTCACGCCGAGATGTGCGAATGCGGGCACGAACACGGTGAACATCACCATAGTCATTCGGAAAACTGCGAATGCGGACACGAGCATGGCCATGAACATCATCATGAACATGAAGAATGCGAGCGCGAACATGAGCACGGCGAAGGACATCATCACGAACATACGCATAATCATGCCGAAGAGTGCTGCTGCGGGCATCATCATGAAGGGGATGATCCTGACATTGTAGCTCCGGAAGATGTTCCTATCGGTACGCTGATCCTTGTAAAACCGGGAGAAAAGGTTCCGCTTGACGGGATACTGGTCGAAGGAGCGTGTTCTTTTGACACCTCATCGATGACGGGAGAGAGTGTTCCGCGTTTTATTGAAGAAGGCGGTACGGTACTGGCAGGATTCGTCAATACGGACGGGCTTGCGGTGATTAAAACCACCGTAGCGGCGGAAAATACCGCTGCGGCCAAAATGCTGCAGTTGGTGGAACATGCGCAAGACCGCAAGGCAAAAACGGAGCGGCTTATTTCGAGCTTTGCGCGGGTATACACGCCGATTGTAACGATCGGTGCAGTCGTGCTGGCGCTCCTTCCGCCGCTTGTACTTTCGGCTGTATATAGCAGCCCGCTTTCGTGGAGCGCCTTTGTTCCGTGGATTTCACGCGGATTGGTATTCCTCGTCATCTCTTGCCCATGCGCCTTTGTTATCTCCGTTCCGCTCGGCTACTTTGGCGGACTCGGCGGCGCGGCAAAAAAGGGTATATTGATAAAAGGCGCAGATTTTATCGACTCGCTTGCCAAAACGGACAGCGTTGTATTCGACAAAACCGGCACACTGACGGCCGGTGTTTTAACGGTACAGCATATTCTTCCTGCCGAACAATTCAGCACGGAGGAATTGCTTGAGCTTGCCTATATCGCCGAGTATCATTCCGGCCATCCGATTGCCGTTGCGATAAAAGGCGCTATTCAAGGGCGGCTCGGCAAAGAAAAAACAGCCGTGTTTGAAAAAGAAGCTGCCGAACTCCGGCAATACACGGAAAAAGCCGGTTCCGGTGTTAAAATGCTGCGAAACGGACAGGAACTTGCGGCCGGTTCCGCGCTGTTCATCTTCGGTGATGCGGAAAAACAGCCTGCTTCCATCGCCCAAATCGAAGGAACAAAGGTATTCCTTTCCTACGGCGGGCGTTATGCCGGCTGTATTATTTGCAGTGACAGCATTAAACCGCAATCCGCACAGGCAATACGGGAACTGCGCGGTGCCGGCGTCGGATATCTTGAGATGCTGACCGGCGATACGAAACGCACGGGCGAAAAAATAGCCGCCGAATTGCAGCTTGACCGCTGCAGCAGCGAGCTTTTGCCGCATGAAAAGGTCGCCCGCTTTGAAGCAATCAGCGACGAGCGGAAGAAAGGCAATGCCCGCGCCGTCTGCGTGTTTGTCGGGGACGGAATTAACGATGCGCCCGCCCTTGCCCGCGCGGATGTGGGTATCGCGATGGGCGGAATCGGCAGCGACGCCGCAATCGAAGCCGCCGACGTCGTTCTTATGACCGATAACCCGCAGCTTATTCCGCAGGCAATCAAGTCGGCACGCTTTACACGGCAAATCGTCAAACAAAATATCGTTATGTCATTTGTTGTTAAAATCGCCTTTTTGGCAGGCGGCGCCTTGGGTATTATCGGTTTATGGGCAGCGGTGTTCGCCGATGTCGGCGTCGCACTCCTTGCCGTATGCAATTCGTTGCGCGCACGACGGTAG
- a CDS encoding ArsR/SmtB family transcription factor: MENQEEPMSDEAAEYFNPDAVAHARSKIPNEDTMTALSDFFKNFGDSTRIKIVSALMAGELCVADIAEVLEISASAISHQLRILRQAKIVRSRRVGKQIYYSIEDNHVGILYSVGMEHILEGR; encoded by the coding sequence ATGGAAAACCAAGAAGAACCGATGAGTGACGAAGCGGCAGAGTATTTTAACCCCGATGCCGTAGCTCATGCACGCTCAAAGATCCCCAACGAGGACACGATGACCGCATTGAGTGATTTTTTTAAGAATTTCGGTGATTCGACCCGTATCAAGATTGTATCCGCGTTAATGGCGGGTGAGCTGTGCGTTGCCGACATTGCGGAGGTACTTGAAATATCCGCTTCGGCAATTTCTCATCAACTGCGTATCCTCAGACAAGCAAAAATAGTGCGTTCGCGGCGGGTGGGAAAACAAATCTACTATTCTATAGAGGACAATCATGTCGGCATCTTATACAGCGTCGGCATGGAGCATATTCTGGAAGGCCGCTGA
- a CDS encoding permease — protein sequence MAVKIVLPFLYLGFGFLVGKAPIDIKKQTAYLLTRVIIPLIIIYNISTCRADLFVSIFAMIIMMTVMMYMSRLFSADAVEQLCFFYLNIGWLSLPIVATVWGDSAATAVLSLYIGNSLFGNSIGAGMLINNGAAKVDIKRTLKSPPVAALIIGIICIPFGDSIKLYLPPLYRILKLVMSILGMGVLGMWLAKIKLEIKDLKLTLKLAIMRALTVCCLMTLFIFIAGLLHLGLITANKQALYMICILPPAANIIVLETHYCHTGKSAGLTAWGTLLSLVLIPIYIVVTKLLF from the coding sequence ATGGCTGTTAAAATAGTGCTTCCGTTTTTGTATCTCGGGTTCGGTTTTCTTGTGGGAAAAGCGCCGATCGATATAAAAAAGCAGACGGCATATTTGCTTACCAGAGTAATTATTCCGCTGATCATTATTTACAATATTTCAACGTGCCGTGCCGACTTATTTGTCAGCATATTCGCTATGATTATTATGATGACGGTAATGATGTATATGAGCCGGCTTTTTAGCGCCGATGCCGTCGAACAGTTATGTTTTTTCTATTTAAATATCGGGTGGCTTTCATTGCCGATTGTTGCAACGGTATGGGGAGACAGTGCTGCGACCGCCGTGCTCTCGCTGTATATCGGCAACTCTCTTTTCGGAAATTCCATCGGCGCCGGTATGTTGATCAATAACGGCGCTGCAAAGGTCGATATAAAACGGACGCTGAAATCTCCGCCCGTGGCTGCGCTCATTATTGGCATTATCTGTATTCCTTTCGGGGATAGTATCAAACTCTATTTGCCGCCCTTATATCGAATACTTAAATTAGTCATGAGTATTTTAGGAATGGGTGTACTCGGTATGTGGCTTGCAAAGATTAAGCTTGAAATCAAGGATTTAAAACTAACGCTTAAACTGGCGATAATGCGGGCTCTTACAGTCTGCTGTCTAATGACGCTCTTTATCTTTATTGCGGGGCTGCTGCACTTGGGATTAATAACCGCCAACAAGCAGGCGTTGTATATGATCTGTATCTTGCCGCCTGCCGCCAACATTATCGTGCTTGAAACACATTACTGCCATACGGGGAAATCTGCGGGACTTACCGCGTGGGGAACGCTGTTAAGCTTAGTGCTTATCCCGATATATATTGTGGTAACAAAACTGCTGTTTTAA
- a CDS encoding HMA2 domain-containing protein, with protein sequence MITGFFPGRIRLRAPVFKDTAITERALSILKAPALSSIIKEIEHNPVTGSVLIKYHPTKVPIAKLTSLLPFFKKLEKEAEMYSEKNKAIILAMLDELEGYVKNWETA encoded by the coding sequence ATGATTACCGGCTTTTTTCCCGGTCGCATACGGCTGAGGGCGCCTGTCTTTAAAGACACCGCAATCACCGAGCGGGCATTATCCATCCTGAAAGCTCCGGCGCTTTCATCAATCATCAAAGAGATTGAACATAATCCCGTTACCGGAAGTGTGTTGATAAAGTACCATCCGACCAAGGTACCGATAGCGAAGCTTACTTCATTGCTCCCGTTTTTTAAAAAGCTGGAGAAAGAGGCTGAAATGTATTCTGAAAAAAATAAAGCCATCATTCTTGCAATGCTGGACGAACTGGAAGGATACGTCAAAAACTGGGAAACGGCGTAA